From the genome of Populus alba chromosome 10, ASM523922v2, whole genome shotgun sequence, one region includes:
- the LOC118048856 gene encoding casein kinase 1-like protein 10: protein MDHVIGGKFKLGRKIGSGSFGELYLGINVQSGEEVAVKLESVKTKHPQLHYESKLYMLLQGGTGIPHLKWFGVEGEYNVMVIDLLGPSLEDLFNYCNRKLSLKTVLMLADQLINRVEYMHSRGFLHRDIKPDNFLMGLGRKANQIYIIDYGLGKKYRDLQTHKHIPYRENKNLTGTARYASVNTHLGVEQSRRDDLESLGYVLMYFLRGSLPWQGLKAGTKKQKYDRISEKKMLTPIEVLCKNYPSEFTSYFHYCRSLRFEDKPDYSYLKRLFRDLFIREGYQFDYVFDWTILKYPQIGSSSRLRLSGKPAVNPGPSAERVEWPSGQEIRDRFSGAVEAFARKNSSGHAMHGDRSRHRSSDDVPSSKDVHPDSERPRSSSRNGSTSKRAVISSSRPSSSGEPSENRSSRLASSSGRLSTTQRIQPGFESKSSSFTRAPATRGGRDDTLRSFELLSLGRGKRK, encoded by the exons ATGGATCATGTGATTGGTGGCAAGTTTAAGCTTGGCCGGAAGATCGGTAGTGGATCCTTTGGTGAACTTTATTTAG GTATTAATGTACAGAGTGGAGAGGAAGTGGCTGTTAAGTTG GAATCTGTGAAAACCAAGCACCCTCAGCTTCATTATGAATCAAAACTATACATGCTACTTCAAGGAGGAA cTGGTATTCCTCATCTCAAATGGTTTGGAGTTGAGGGTGAATACAATGTCATGGTTATTGACCTTCTTGGACCAAGCCTCGAAGACTTGTTTAATTATTGCAATCGAAAGTTATCTTTGAAAACGGTGCTGATGCTTGCAGATCAATTA ATAAATAGAGTTGAATACATGCACTCAAGGGGTTTTCTTCACCGTGACATCAAGCCTGACAACTTTTTGATGGGTTTAGGGCGCAAAGCAAATCAG ATCTACATCATTGACTATGGCCTTGGAAAAAAGTATAGGGATCTGCAAACACACAAGCATATACCATATAG GGAAAACAAGAATCTCACAGGCACGGCTCGCTATGCTAGTGTTAATACCCATCTTGGAGTTG AGCAAAGCAGAAGAGATGATCTGGAATCTCTTGGTTACGTGCTTATGTATTTTTTGAGGGGAAG CCTTCCATGGCAGGGCTTGAAAGCTGGCACTAAAAAACAGAAATATGACAGGATCAGTGAAAAGAAGATGCTTACTCCCATAGAG GTCCTTTGCAAAAACTATCCTTCAGAATTTACATCTTACTTTCATTATTGCCGTTCACTGCGATTCGAAGACAAACCAGATTATTCATACCTAAAGAGACTATTCCGTGACTTGTTTATTCGAGAAG GTTATCAGTTTGATTATGTATTTGACTGGACTATATTGAAGTACCCACAGATTGGCTCCAGTTCTAGATTACGA CTAAGTGGAAAACCAGCTGTAAACCCAGGACCATCCGCAGAAAGAGTAGAATGGCCTTCAG GCCAGGAAATCCGAGACAGATTCTCTGGTGCAGTTGAAGCATTTGCTCGAAAGAATAGCTCTGGACATGCTATGCACGGCGATCGGTCCAGGCACAGGTCCTCGGATGATGTGCCATCATCAAAGGATGTG CATCCTGATTCAGAAAGGCCACGGTCATCTTCTCGAAATGGCAGCACTTCAAAGAGGGCTGTAATTTCAAGCAGCCGGCCAAGCTCTTCAGGCGAGCCTAGCGAGAATCGGTCAAGCCGGCTGGCCTCGAGCAGTGGTCGCCTGTCAACAACCCAAAGGATTCAACCTGGGTTTGAGTCAAAATCATCTTCCTTTACTCGTGCTCCAGCCACAAGAGGTGGTCGTGATGATACACTCAGGAGCTTTGAACTCCTGTCTCTTGGAAGAGGAAAGAGGAAATAA
- the LOC118048855 gene encoding uncharacterized protein At4g14342 isoform X1 yields MQASDRFNINSQLEHLQAKYVGTGHADLNRFEWAVNIQRDSYASYMGHYPMLAYFALAENESIGRERYNFMQKMLLPCGLPPEREDD; encoded by the exons ATGCAG GCTAGCGATAGATTTAACATCAATTCACAGCTCGAGCATCTCCAGGCCAAATATGTTGGGACTGGCCACGCTGATTTAAACAGATT CGAATGGGCAGTGAATATTCAACGTGACAGCTATGCATCATATATGGGTCACTACCCTATGCTTGCTTACTTTGCTTTAGCAGAGAATGAGTCTATTGGAAGGGAACGCTACAATTTTATGCAG AAAATGCTTCTGCCTTGTGGTCTACCCCCAGAAAGAGAAGATGATTGA
- the LOC118048855 gene encoding uncharacterized protein At4g14342 isoform X2, producing MQASDRFNINSQLEHLQAKYVGTGHADLNRFEWAVNIQRDSYASYMGHYPMLAYFALAENESIGRERYNFMQKMLLPCGLPPEREDD from the exons ATGCAGGCTAGCGATAGATTTAACATCAATTCACAGCTCGAGCATCTCCAGGCCAAATATGTTGGGACTGGCCACGCTGATTTAAACAGATT CGAATGGGCAGTGAATATTCAACGTGACAGCTATGCATCATATATGGGTCACTACCCTATGCTTGCTTACTTTGCTTTAGCAGAGAATGAGTCTATTGGAAGGGAACGCTACAATTTTATGCAG AAAATGCTTCTGCCTTGTGGTCTACCCCCAGAAAGAGAAGATGATTGA